TGATGATGACAATGGTGGCACTGATAAAGATGGCGATGTTCTAGAGTGCAATAAGTCTTATTGCCACACTCTGGGCAAACAAATCCATCAGGAAATTTCCATTTAAATAAGGCTTGTCGGCACTGTTTGTCAGTGCCATAATCATTAAAAAGCTCAAATAAACTATAACCTTCTTGAAACTGAATTTTATTTTTTGACATCATTCTACTCCACACATAATCTATACTTTAATTATAGTATAATTATAGTATAATTATAGTATAATTATCGAAATATGGCGGAGCTTTGTGGGTAATCAAGAAAGAGAAAGTAACACTATGTCCCCTGTTTTTTTTATTAAACGCCCTATCTTTGCAATGGTCATTGCAATATTAATTGTGATACTTGGTATTGTCTCTGTTTCTATTTTGCCCATTGAAGAATACCCCAGCGTTACACCACCAACGGTTTCTGTCACCAGTACTTATACAGGGGCGAATGCTTATGATGTTGAAGAAGCAGTTACTCGCCCGATTGAAGATCAGCTCAATGGTGTACAGGGAATGATCTATATTGAATCTTCCAGTACCAGTGCTGGTGAGTCAAATATTAATGTTTATTTTGAGCCGGGATACGATTTAGATATTGCCGCTGTCGATGTACAAAATAAGGTTGAACTGGCCAAGCCTTCTCTACCCGAAGAAGTCACTAAGCAAGGTGTGAGTGTCGATAAAAAATCACCCAGTATTGTTGTCCTTGTCACTCTTACAGGTAATGAAAGCCATACGGATGCCTATCTCAGTAACTATATCAATATCAATATCAATATCCTTGATGAAATCAAACGTATTCCCGGTATTGGCAAAGCCATTAATATGGGCGAAAAAAAGTATGCGATGCGTATCTGGCTTGATCCCGATAAGATGAAGTCAATGGCGATGACGCCAATGGAAGTGATTGCAGCAGTTCAGAATCAAAATAAGCAGGCATCTCTGGGGAAAATTGGGGCAGCACCCGGTTATAAAGATCAGCAGATTACCTATACATTGACTGCTAGTGGACGGCTGAAAAATGTCCGTGAGTTCGGCATGATTGTTTTACGTCATAATCCAGACGGTAGTCTTGTTTATCTTAAAGATATTTCAGATATTAATCTAGGTGCTGAAAAATATGACTGGAATGCATTGCTTAATGGTAAGCCGGCAGGACTTATTGCTATTTATCAGCTTGCTGGTGCTAATGCTCTGGAAATTAAAGATAATGTTATTTTAAAAATGGAAGAACTTAAAGGGCGTTTTCCTGAAGGGCTTGTATACAAAACACCTTATGATACAACTAAATATGTTCAGGTCGCCATCGATAATGTGGTGGAAACACTCATTATGGCCATCTTTTTAGTGATTTTAGTCATTTATATCTTTTTACAGTCATGGCGACCGACTATTATTGCTACTGTTGCGATTCCAGTATCATTGATTGGCGCCTTTGTCGCTATGTATATCACCGGGTTTTCTATTAACTTTTTGACCTTATTCGGGCTTATCTTAGCCATTGGTATTGTTGTAGATGATGTTATTCTGGTGGTTGAAAATGTAGAAACGATTATGCTCAATGAACCTGATCTGCCCATGCCACATGTGGTAAAAAAAGCCATGGCTGAGATTACTGGCCCCATTATTGCCACCACTATAGTACTTATTGCCGTTTTTGTGCCTGTATCTTTAATGCCGGGAATCACCGGTTCACTGTATCAGCAATTTGCCTTAACTATTGCCTTTGCTGTTGCTATTTCCTCTGTTAATGCACTCACTTTATCACCGGCTATTGCTGCTATTATTATTAAACGTAATGGCCCTGAACATAATAAATTTATAGGATTTAAATTGTTTGATCAGGGGTTTGACTGGCTGACACATCAGTATAGACGTGCAATACATTTGTTTATTAAATTAAAATGGCTGGTTGTTGTGCTATTTGTTGTGTTGATAGCTTATACCGCCTATATGTTTAAAACCATTCCAACCGGCTTTGTTCCTGAAGAAGATAAGGGCGTTGCCATAGCGGGTTATATACTAAAACCGGGTTCATCAATAGTTCAAACTAAAAAAATTGCCACTGAAATTGAAAAACGTCTCGCCACTATTGATGCGATTGAAAATGTAACAACTGTACATGGTTATAATGTCATCACAGGCTCTCTTGATCCAGGGGCTGGCGCCTCATTTATTACTTTTAAACCCTGGAGTGAGCGTGATGACAAAACCGAAAATGCAGATGTAATTATTCGTCAGATTTTCAAAAAAACAGCCGACATTTCTGATGCCAATGTATTTGCATTTAATCTGCCGGGAATTCCGGGGCTTGGTATTGCCGGTGGTTTTGATTTTCGAGTGCAGGATTTTATGGCTTCTGATATTGAGCAATTTCAACATTATGTTAAAGAGCTTCTTGTTGCCGCCAATAACGATCCGCGTATAGGTTCAGCCTATACCACCTTTAACTCAGCCAACCCGATGTACCAGATTGATTTTAATCGAGAAAAAATTAATGCACTGGGTATTAATATTGCCGATGTGTTTATCACCATGCAAACCTATTTAGGCTCTGTTTATATTAATGATTTTACTAAATACGGTAAAGTCTATCGTGTTTTTGTTCAGGCAAAAAAAGAGTTCAGAAGCGATAAAAGTGATATTGCAAAATTATATGTTCGTAATAATGAAAATGAAATGGTGCCCTTAAGTGCTGTTATTACGGTTAAGGAAATCACCGGACCACAGAATATTACTCACTATAATCTTTATCGCTCTATTCAGATAAATGGCTCTGCTGCGCCGGGCTATAGTTCCGGTGATGCGATGGCGGCTATGGAAGAGCTGCAGAAAAAAATAATGCCTAAAGAGTACGGCTTTGAATGGTCAGGTATGTCACTACAGGAAAAAATTGCTGGCAATTCAATTGTTATCACCTTTACTTTTGTTTTAATTGTTGTTTTTCTGGTTCTGGCTGCTCAGTATGAATCATGGATTTTACCGCTGATGATCATGATCCCTGTGCCGTTAGTGATGCTGGGTGCACTGCTTGCTCTGCAGTATGTTAATCTGCCTATGAATGTCTTTGCTCAGATAGGTCTGGTGTTGTTGATTGCCATGTCATCAAAAAATGCCATACTCATTGTCGAATTTGCCAAAGAACTGCGGGAATCCGGTAAAAGTATTGTCGACTCAGCAATAGATGCTGCAGTATCTCGTTTCAGACCTATTTTAATGACCATTTTTTCCTTTATCTTTGGTATTATTCCATTAGCACTTGCTACCGGTGCAGGTGCTGAGACACAAAAAACCATTGGTGTTGCGTTATTAGGTGGCATGACTATCGCAATTTTTGTTGCACTGTTTATTGTTCCTGTTATTTATGTCTTACTTGAAGCCATGCGAGAAACAGTGGTGGATGTTCAGGAAGAAGTGAAAATGAGAGAGAGTTTGTAAGGCTTCCCGAACACGACAGGCGTGGAAAATGAACAGCATACCTACTCTACCACGCCCTCCCCTAGCCACTGCAAAGCATCTTCACAATGTTCAAAGAATTTGACTTCTCCGGCAATAAACCATGAGCCTATTTTCGCGACTTTTTCCTGCCAGTTTTTATTACCGTAAATGGCGACTTGGTCAAATTCTTTGCCATGTTTCAGACCCAGTTTAAAATCATCCCAAGCAGCTCGTGCTTCCCAGTCGTCCATTTCTGTGCCGTCAATCAGCATTTTAACCTGAGGAAAATCAACACTGGCTAGCGCTGAATCAATCATTGGTGTAATCACTTCATAATCTTCATGAGTCAATTTACCAACAGCTTTCATAGTCAAAAAAAAGTGGCTATCAGTTCGCTCTATGCCAATTGAAAGTCCATGTCTTTTGGTGATATTTTTGGTATTCATTTATCCATCTCCTAATAATGAAACAACTTATGTTAAACAAACTGTCCTGCAGTAAAGCCGGAAGACCATGCCCACTGAAAATTAAAACCGCCCAAGTGTCCGGTCACATCAACCACTTCGCCAATAAAATATAAGCCCGGAACCGCTTTGGCAGCCATTGTTTTAGAGGACAAGTCATCGGTATCGACGCCGCCCAAAGTCACTTCAGCAACACGATAACCTTCTGTACCCTCAGGCCAGAAATGCCAGTTTTGGAATATTTCAGCAATATGCTTTAATTCGGCTTCATGATATTGATTGATTGGCTTATCGATACCATGCAATTGACAAAAACATTCCGCTAAACGTTTAGGCATTTTTCTTGCCAATATGTTCTTAACCAACATTTTCGCTTGCTTTGATTTTGCTGTTAAGAACTGTTCTAAGAGCCATTCATACAAATCCATGTCAGGTAATAGCTTAATACGAATACTTTCACTTGCATGCGCTTTGGCTCTCTGCCAATAGGATGAAATTTGTAATACGGCTGGACCACTGATACCTTTATGGGTAAATAATAAGTTTTCTTTAAAACTATGTCCTGCACAACTCAATTCTGCTGAGATGCTAATACCGCTGAGTTGCAGGTATTTTTTGCTGTCTTTAGCACTATAACTCAAGGGGACTAATCCCGGTCTGGTATCGATAGTATGCAAGCCGAATTGCCTTGCCACTTGCAAGCCAAAATCAGTTGCGCCCATTTTTGCGACCGATAAGCCACCGGTCGCAATAACGACAGCCTGACTACCATATTTGCCCTGAGAGCTTACAATCATGAAATCTACTTCTCGTTTCTGAATTTGTTCAATATGGGTATCCAATTGAATAGTGACTGCGTATTTTTCACATTCAGACAATAGCATTTGCACAATATCATTGGCACTGCGATCACAAAATAATTGACCATGTTCTCTTTCATGCCAGGGAATATCATAATCTGCCACTAAGGCTAAAAAATCATAATATTGATAGCGGGATAAGGCGGATTTACAAAAATGTGGGTTATTTGATAAGAAATTACTGGCACTAACATCATAGTTAGTAAAATTACACCGACCGCCGCCAGATATACGAATTTTTTTGCCAGCCTTACTGGCATGATCAAGCACCAGCACTTTTCGGCCTCTTTTGCCTGCTTCAATAGCACACATTAGTCCTGAAGCACTGGCTCCAATAACAATTACGTCAAAATCCATATTTAATTTATCAATATTCATTCAAAATCAGTTAAAATTGGTATATTGACCTATTTTAACACTTACTCACACTATGGCTCATTTTTTTTAACGCTTATTTTTAACACTCATTTTTTTAAACACAAGAGGTGCCGAAAGGCTTTGCAATGTCTGATATTGAAAATCGTATTATGGAACTGGAAATAAAAAATTCTCATCAAGAAGACACCATCGAACAACTGAATCAAATTATTATTAAGCATGACAACATTGTCACCAACTTGGCGAAACAAATGGAACAATTGCAAAATAAACTCAGCACCATGCAGACTGACAACTCAAAAGACGAGCCTGAAACACCGCCACCTCATTATTAAGCATAATTATAAAATTTATCTTCAATGTTAATAGTGTGAACTAGGGCTAAAATTAGAACTATCACATTGATTACATTAAAAATATATTTTATACTTGCCCTAATTTATCGGTCAATATGATTAAACGGAGTTAATCAAATGCCAAAGCGACATCAGCAAACAACCTGCTTGTTAAATAGCCATTTCTATCATTCTATTTCTTGTCGTATCCGACAGATATTTCTTTAATACCAATGCCCTCTTAGCCAACACTAATCAGATATAGCCTGAGAAGATCTA
This genomic window from sulfur-oxidizing endosymbiont of Gigantopelta aegis contains:
- a CDS encoding efflux RND transporter permease subunit; protein product: MGNQERESNTMSPVFFIKRPIFAMVIAILIVILGIVSVSILPIEEYPSVTPPTVSVTSTYTGANAYDVEEAVTRPIEDQLNGVQGMIYIESSSTSAGESNINVYFEPGYDLDIAAVDVQNKVELAKPSLPEEVTKQGVSVDKKSPSIVVLVTLTGNESHTDAYLSNYINININILDEIKRIPGIGKAINMGEKKYAMRIWLDPDKMKSMAMTPMEVIAAVQNQNKQASLGKIGAAPGYKDQQITYTLTASGRLKNVREFGMIVLRHNPDGSLVYLKDISDINLGAEKYDWNALLNGKPAGLIAIYQLAGANALEIKDNVILKMEELKGRFPEGLVYKTPYDTTKYVQVAIDNVVETLIMAIFLVILVIYIFLQSWRPTIIATVAIPVSLIGAFVAMYITGFSINFLTLFGLILAIGIVVDDVILVVENVETIMLNEPDLPMPHVVKKAMAEITGPIIATTIVLIAVFVPVSLMPGITGSLYQQFALTIAFAVAISSVNALTLSPAIAAIIIKRNGPEHNKFIGFKLFDQGFDWLTHQYRRAIHLFIKLKWLVVVLFVVLIAYTAYMFKTIPTGFVPEEDKGVAIAGYILKPGSSIVQTKKIATEIEKRLATIDAIENVTTVHGYNVITGSLDPGAGASFITFKPWSERDDKTENADVIIRQIFKKTADISDANVFAFNLPGIPGLGIAGGFDFRVQDFMASDIEQFQHYVKELLVAANNDPRIGSAYTTFNSANPMYQIDFNREKINALGINIADVFITMQTYLGSVYINDFTKYGKVYRVFVQAKKEFRSDKSDIAKLYVRNNENEMVPLSAVITVKEITGPQNITHYNLYRSIQINGSAAPGYSSGDAMAAMEELQKKIMPKEYGFEWSGMSLQEKIAGNSIVITFTFVLIVVFLVLAAQYESWILPLMIMIPVPLVMLGALLALQYVNLPMNVFAQIGLVLLIAMSSKNAILIVEFAKELRESGKSIVDSAIDAAVSRFRPILMTIFSFIFGIIPLALATGAGAETQKTIGVALLGGMTIAIFVALFIVPVIYVLLEAMRETVVDVQEEVKMRESL
- a CDS encoding NAD(P)/FAD-dependent oxidoreductase gives rise to the protein MNIDKLNMDFDVIVIGASASGLMCAIEAGKRGRKVLVLDHASKAGKKIRISGGGRCNFTNYDVSASNFLSNNPHFCKSALSRYQYYDFLALVADYDIPWHEREHGQLFCDRSANDIVQMLLSECEKYAVTIQLDTHIEQIQKREVDFMIVSSQGKYGSQAVVIATGGLSVAKMGATDFGLQVARQFGLHTIDTRPGLVPLSYSAKDSKKYLQLSGISISAELSCAGHSFKENLLFTHKGISGPAVLQISSYWQRAKAHASESIRIKLLPDMDLYEWLLEQFLTAKSKQAKMLVKNILARKMPKRLAECFCQLHGIDKPINQYHEAELKHIAEIFQNWHFWPEGTEGYRVAEVTLGGVDTDDLSSKTMAAKAVPGLYFIGEVVDVTGHLGGFNFQWAWSSGFTAGQFV
- a CDS encoding STAS/SEC14 domain-containing protein: MNTKNITKRHGLSIGIERTDSHFFLTMKAVGKLTHEDYEVITPMIDSALASVDFPQVKMLIDGTEMDDWEARAAWDDFKLGLKHGKEFDQVAIYGNKNWQEKVAKIGSWFIAGEVKFFEHCEDALQWLGEGVVE
- a CDS encoding SlyX family protein; its protein translation is MSDIENRIMELEIKNSHQEDTIEQLNQIIIKHDNIVTNLAKQMEQLQNKLSTMQTDNSKDEPETPPPHY